Proteins from a single region of Geothermobacter ehrlichii:
- the alr gene encoding alanine racemase: MAMSHPNQVRIDLSALRHNFRLAKRAFSGRPLLAVVKADAYGHGAEQVARALHDEGAEMFGVAHLREAESLRRLGLVQPILLFCGADPGDAGVLADLGLVPMLFDLELARALDAAGRARGRRIPVHLKIDTGMGRVGFRPEELDQVLAALAALRHVAIEGVVSHLAMADEREHPWSDRQYDTFAACLERVRQAGFQPRWVHLSNSAGLFGREFPLCNLARPGISLYGGLPGEGFRHLDLKPVMSFVSRVAQVKKVPAGTGISYGHRFVTRQESLLAAIPVGYSDGYLRALTNRAQVLIRGRRVPLVGRVCMNWILADVGALPRVAVGDPVTLLGTDGSECIRGDELAGWADTIDYEIFCLLGSCNPRCYLGR; the protein is encoded by the coding sequence ATGGCCATGTCGCATCCCAACCAGGTCCGGATCGATCTGTCGGCCCTGCGGCACAATTTTCGGCTGGCGAAAAGGGCCTTTTCCGGCCGTCCCCTGCTGGCGGTGGTCAAGGCCGACGCCTACGGTCATGGCGCCGAGCAGGTAGCCCGGGCCCTGCACGACGAGGGCGCCGAAATGTTCGGCGTGGCGCATCTGCGCGAGGCCGAATCGCTGCGGCGGCTCGGGCTGGTGCAGCCGATTCTGCTCTTTTGCGGCGCCGATCCCGGCGATGCCGGCGTTCTGGCCGACCTCGGCCTGGTGCCGATGCTGTTCGATCTGGAGCTGGCGCGGGCACTGGATGCGGCCGGCCGGGCGCGGGGGCGCAGGATTCCCGTCCATCTCAAGATCGATACCGGCATGGGGCGGGTCGGTTTCCGGCCTGAAGAACTCGACCAGGTGCTGGCGGCGCTCGCCGCCCTGCGCCATGTGGCGATCGAGGGCGTGGTGTCCCACCTGGCGATGGCTGACGAGCGGGAGCATCCCTGGTCCGACCGGCAGTACGACACCTTCGCCGCCTGTCTCGAAAGGGTGCGGCAGGCCGGTTTTCAGCCGCGCTGGGTGCACCTGAGCAACAGCGCCGGCCTGTTCGGCAGGGAGTTCCCCCTGTGCAACCTGGCGCGTCCCGGCATCAGCCTGTATGGCGGCCTGCCCGGCGAAGGGTTTCGCCACCTCGACCTGAAGCCGGTGATGTCCTTCGTCAGCCGGGTGGCGCAGGTCAAAAAGGTGCCGGCCGGAACCGGCATCTCTTACGGTCACCGCTTCGTGACCCGGCAGGAGAGCCTGCTGGCCGCCATCCCGGTCGGTTATTCCGACGGCTACCTCCGCGCCCTGACCAACAGGGCGCAGGTGCTGATACGCGGGCGCCGGGTGCCGCTGGTGGGCAGGGTCTGCATGAACTGGATTCTGGCCGATGTCGGCGCTCTGCCGCGGGTCGCGGTCGGCGATCCGGTCACCCTGCTCGGAACCGACGGGTCGGAGTGCATCCGCGGCGACGAGCTGGCCGGCTGGGCGGATACCATCGACTACGAGATCTTCTGCCTGCTCGGATCGTGCAATCCGCGCTGTTATCTCGGGCGGTGA
- the resB gene encoding cytochrome c biogenesis protein ResB, with the protein MTTRDKSFFEHIWDFFCSLKLAIATLILLAITSIIGTVIQQNANPQDYIREYGQTAYKIFLALDFLDMYHSWWFITLLVVFAVNLTCCSIKRLPRIVRLVRNPELTPDEKFYKSLGRKGEVETALDAEQAAERLNTFLGKAFASPRRTEEGGRIHLFAQKMAWARFGVYVVHASILIIFAGAMIGALWGYKAFVNIPEGSSTDKVWPRGGEQPIDLGFSVRCDRFEVQYYPGSMRPKEFVSDLVVLEDGKEVLKKTIEVNDPLTWRGITFYQSSYGPMGNPQFRFRVRERATGKTVEVTARQGQPVSLPGGAAFRVADFTEQFQNFGAAVRIELLPGTTHEHKPGERHPSFVVLKNFPEFDAQRGGRYIFSLLDFKQRYYTGLQVAKDPGVWVVWLGCFLMVTGCFAAFFLSHRRIWITIEPTEQGSRVRYGGNAHRNQPAFEIWFENFSSELESSIKS; encoded by the coding sequence TTGACCACCCGAGACAAGAGCTTCTTCGAGCATATCTGGGACTTTTTCTGTTCCCTCAAGCTGGCCATCGCCACCCTGATCCTGCTGGCCATCACTTCCATTATCGGCACCGTCATCCAGCAGAACGCCAATCCCCAGGATTACATCCGGGAATACGGCCAGACCGCGTACAAGATCTTTCTGGCCCTCGACTTTCTCGACATGTACCACTCCTGGTGGTTCATCACCCTGCTGGTCGTCTTCGCCGTCAACCTCACCTGTTGCTCGATCAAGCGGTTGCCGCGCATCGTCCGTCTGGTGCGCAACCCCGAGCTGACGCCGGACGAGAAGTTCTACAAGAGTCTGGGACGCAAGGGGGAGGTCGAAACGGCGCTGGATGCGGAGCAGGCCGCCGAGCGGCTGAACACTTTTCTCGGCAAGGCGTTCGCCAGTCCGCGCCGTACCGAGGAAGGGGGCCGAATCCATCTCTTCGCCCAGAAGATGGCCTGGGCCCGCTTCGGAGTCTACGTGGTTCATGCCTCGATCCTGATCATTTTCGCCGGTGCCATGATAGGGGCACTCTGGGGCTACAAGGCGTTCGTCAACATCCCCGAGGGGAGCAGCACCGACAAGGTTTGGCCGCGTGGCGGCGAGCAACCGATCGATCTCGGCTTTTCGGTTCGTTGCGACCGGTTCGAGGTGCAGTACTATCCTGGTTCCATGCGTCCGAAGGAGTTCGTTTCCGATCTGGTGGTGCTGGAAGACGGCAAGGAAGTGTTGAAAAAGACCATCGAGGTCAACGATCCGCTGACCTGGAGAGGCATCACCTTCTACCAGTCGAGCTACGGCCCCATGGGCAATCCGCAGTTCCGGTTCCGGGTGCGGGAACGGGCGACGGGCAAGACGGTCGAGGTGACCGCCCGCCAGGGACAGCCGGTGTCGCTCCCCGGTGGAGCCGCTTTCCGGGTTGCCGATTTCACCGAGCAGTTCCAGAACTTCGGGGCCGCCGTGCGAATCGAGCTGCTGCCGGGCACGACGCATGAGCACAAGCCGGGCGAACGTCATCCGTCTTTCGTGGTGCTGAAGAATTTTCCCGAGTTCGATGCCCAGCGTGGTGGCCGCTATATCTTCAGCCTGCTCGATTTCAAGCAGCGTTACTACACCGGCCTGCAGGTGGCGAAGGATCCCGGCGTCTGGGTTGTGTGGCTCGGCTGTTTCCTGATGGTGACCGGCTGTTTCGCCGCCTTCTTCCTGTCGCACCGGCGAATCTGGATCACCATCGAACCGACGGAGCAGGGGAGCCGGGTGCGCTACGGCGGCAATGCCCATCGCAACCAGCCGGCGTTCGAGATCTGGTTCGAAAATTTCAGCAGCGAGCTGGAATCATCCATAAAAAGCTGA
- the purH gene encoding bifunctional phosphoribosylaminoimidazolecarboxamide formyltransferase/IMP cyclohydrolase — protein sequence MAKIKRALISVSDKTGIVEFASELAKFGVEILSTGGTARLMREAGLAVKDVSEFTGFPEMLDGRVKTLHPKIHGGLLGLRDNPDHVATMEQHGIEPIDMVVVNLYPFEATVANPGCSLEDAIENIDIGGPTMLRSAAKNNRSVTVLVDPADYGAVLEEMGTSEGAVSEATNFRLAVKVYQHTAAYDAAISNWLGRRLGEEHADFPPVLTLQYRKAQGMRYGENPHQKAAFYVEQKVAEASVSTARQLQGKALSYNNIADTDAALECVKQFSEGPACVIVKHANPCGVALGATPLEAYRRAFSTDPESAFGGIIAFNCELDGETAAAICEKQFVEVIIAPKVSEEAAVAVAAKKNVRLLECGFWPQEPAPRLDFKRVNGGLLVQDTDLALLAEMKVVSKRQPTEEELKNLLFTWKVAKFVKSNAIVYGRDGMTIGVGAGQMSRVNSARIAAIKAEHAGLEVKGAAMASDAFFPFRDGIDNAAKVGITAVIQPGGSIRDEEVIAAADEHGMAMVFTGMRHFRH from the coding sequence ATGGCGAAAATCAAGCGTGCCCTGATCAGTGTCTCCGACAAGACCGGCATCGTCGAATTTGCCAGTGAGCTGGCGAAGTTCGGTGTCGAAATCCTTTCCACCGGCGGAACCGCCCGGCTGATGCGGGAAGCCGGACTGGCCGTCAAGGACGTCTCCGAGTTCACCGGCTTTCCCGAAATGCTCGACGGCCGGGTCAAGACCCTGCATCCGAAGATTCACGGCGGCCTGCTCGGGCTGCGCGACAACCCGGACCACGTGGCGACCATGGAACAGCACGGCATCGAGCCGATCGACATGGTGGTGGTCAACCTCTACCCCTTCGAGGCGACGGTCGCCAATCCCGGCTGCAGCCTGGAGGACGCCATCGAAAACATCGATATCGGCGGACCAACCATGCTGCGCAGCGCCGCCAAGAACAACCGTTCGGTCACGGTTCTGGTCGATCCGGCCGACTACGGTGCGGTACTCGAGGAGATGGGGACTTCCGAGGGTGCCGTCTCCGAGGCGACCAATTTCCGGCTGGCGGTGAAGGTCTACCAGCATACCGCGGCCTACGACGCCGCCATCTCCAACTGGCTGGGACGCCGTCTCGGCGAGGAGCATGCCGATTTTCCGCCGGTGCTGACCCTGCAGTACCGCAAGGCGCAGGGGATGCGCTACGGCGAGAATCCGCACCAGAAGGCGGCATTCTATGTCGAGCAGAAGGTCGCCGAGGCCTCCGTCAGTACCGCCCGGCAACTGCAGGGCAAGGCCCTTTCCTACAACAACATCGCCGATACCGACGCCGCTTTAGAGTGCGTCAAGCAGTTCAGCGAGGGTCCGGCCTGCGTCATCGTCAAGCACGCCAATCCCTGCGGCGTAGCGCTCGGCGCCACGCCGCTCGAGGCCTACCGGCGGGCCTTTTCCACCGACCCGGAATCGGCCTTCGGCGGCATTATCGCCTTCAACTGCGAGCTGGACGGCGAAACCGCGGCCGCGATCTGCGAAAAGCAGTTTGTCGAGGTGATCATCGCGCCGAAGGTGAGCGAAGAGGCCGCCGTGGCGGTGGCCGCCAAGAAGAACGTCCGCCTGCTCGAATGCGGCTTCTGGCCGCAGGAGCCGGCCCCGCGTCTCGATTTCAAGCGGGTCAACGGCGGCCTGCTGGTGCAGGACACCGACCTGGCCCTGCTCGCGGAGATGAAGGTGGTGAGCAAGCGCCAGCCGACCGAAGAGGAACTGAAGAACCTGCTCTTCACCTGGAAGGTGGCCAAGTTCGTCAAGTCGAACGCCATCGTCTACGGCAGGGATGGCATGACCATCGGCGTCGGCGCCGGCCAGATGAGCCGGGTCAATTCCGCCCGCATCGCCGCCATCAAGGCCGAGCACGCCGGGCTCGAGGTCAAGGGGGCGGCCATGGCCTCCGATGCCTTCTTCCCCTTCCGTGACGGCATCGACAACGCGGCGAAAGTCGGCATCACCGCCGTCATCCAGCCGGGCGGTTCGATCCGCGACGAGGAAGTGATCGCCGCCGCCGACGAGCACGGCATGGCGATGGTCTTCACCGGGATGAGGCATTTCAGGCATTGA
- the speD gene encoding adenosylmethionine decarboxylase, whose translation MVAKRNSRNLRYRRRPKLKLRGFNNLTKTLSFNIYDVCYAKRPQARKEYLEYIDEEYNSERLVRILTEVADIIGANILNISSQDYDPMGASVTILIAEEPVDPKPEQVLAHLDKSHLCVHTYPETDSKSGVSTFRVDIDVSTCGKISPLKALNHLIESFESDIVVIDYKVRGFTRDVKGRKHFMDHRLRSIQQYIKKRILARYQCVDINIYQENLFHTKMRLKDLDLDQYLFAINAEDIPEAEQQHIRTVLEQEITEIFYSKHIF comes from the coding sequence ATGGTCGCAAAGCGCAACAGCAGGAACCTGCGGTACCGTCGACGCCCCAAGCTGAAACTGCGGGGCTTCAACAACCTGACCAAGACCCTCTCCTTCAACATCTACGACGTCTGCTACGCCAAGCGGCCGCAGGCGCGCAAGGAATATCTCGAGTACATCGACGAGGAGTACAACTCGGAGCGCCTGGTGCGCATCCTGACCGAGGTCGCCGACATCATCGGCGCCAACATCCTCAACATCTCCAGCCAGGACTACGATCCCATGGGGGCCAGCGTCACCATCCTCATCGCCGAGGAGCCGGTCGACCCAAAGCCGGAGCAGGTTCTGGCGCACCTGGACAAGAGCCACCTCTGCGTCCACACCTACCCGGAAACCGACTCCAAGAGCGGCGTCTCCACCTTTCGGGTCGACATCGACGTCTCCACCTGCGGCAAGATCAGCCCACTGAAGGCCCTCAACCACCTGATCGAGTCGTTCGAGTCGGACATCGTCGTCATCGACTACAAGGTGCGCGGCTTCACCCGGGACGTCAAGGGACGCAAGCACTTCATGGACCACCGCCTGCGCTCCATTCAGCAGTACATCAAGAAGCGGATTCTCGCCCGCTACCAGTGCGTCGACATCAACATCTACCAGGAGAACCTGTTCCACACCAAGATGCGGCTGAAGGACCTCGACCTCGACCAGTACCTGTTCGCCATCAACGCCGAGGACATTCCCGAAGCCGAACAGCAGCACATCCGCACGGTGCTGGAGCAGGAGATCACCGAAATTTTCTATTCGAAACACATTTTCTAG
- a CDS encoding CooT family nickel-binding protein has product MCLDNGPLMLVRGETERQLDNIASLLPKDGSITLIDVFGKKEQIEGVIEEIDLLNNRIVLA; this is encoded by the coding sequence ATGTGTCTCGACAACGGGCCGCTGATGCTGGTCAGGGGCGAAACCGAACGGCAACTGGACAATATCGCCTCGCTGCTGCCCAAAGACGGCAGCATCACCCTGATCGACGTTTTCGGCAAAAAAGAACAGATCGAGGGCGTGATCGAGGAGATCGATCTGCTGAACAACCGCATCGTCCTTGCCTGA
- the purE gene encoding 5-(carboxyamino)imidazole ribonucleotide mutase, producing the protein MSDKPLVGILMGSDNDYAIMVETAKALKELDVPFEMTVSSAHRTPARTAEYVRSARDRGLQVLIAGAGAAAHLAGVVAAETTLPVIAVPIDATSLKGLDALLAMVQMPAGIPVATMAIGKAGARNAGIFAAQILATRDASLAERLERQRRKMAEGVLEKAEKLQKRLAEDGF; encoded by the coding sequence ATGAGCGACAAACCGTTGGTCGGCATCCTCATGGGCAGCGACAACGACTACGCGATCATGGTCGAGACGGCGAAGGCCCTGAAGGAGCTGGACGTTCCGTTCGAGATGACGGTCAGCAGCGCCCACCGGACGCCGGCGCGGACCGCCGAGTACGTCCGTTCGGCTCGGGACCGTGGCTTGCAGGTATTGATCGCCGGCGCCGGGGCGGCAGCGCATCTGGCCGGCGTGGTGGCGGCGGAGACGACACTGCCGGTGATCGCCGTTCCCATCGACGCCACATCCCTCAAGGGGCTCGACGCCCTGCTGGCCATGGTGCAGATGCCGGCCGGCATTCCGGTGGCGACCATGGCCATCGGCAAGGCCGGAGCGCGCAACGCCGGCATCTTCGCGGCGCAGATTCTGGCGACCCGCGATGCCTCCCTGGCGGAGCGGCTGGAGAGGCAGCGGCGGAAGATGGCCGAAGGGGTGCTGGAAAAGGCCGAAAAATTGCAAAAGCGACTGGCGGAAGACGGTTTCTGA
- the thiC gene encoding phosphomethylpyrimidine synthase ThiC → MTQLEAARKGLITEEMKTAAAAEKIDPEILRQKIAAGTAIICLNSKHAGVRPLAVGEGLRTKVNANIGTSKDDVSIDKEMEKARVAVAAGADAIMDLSTGGPVDEIRRAVIAEAGVTIGSVPLYQAALEAVNVQRKAIVDMTVDDIFAGIEKHLEDGVDFITVHCGVTRSTVERMRNEGRVMEVVSRGGSFTVEWMAHNNAENPLFEHYDKLLQLVKPYDCVLSLGDGFRPGCLADATDRAQIHELILLGELTQRAWDAGVQVMIEGPGHVPLNQIEANIKLQKRLCHGAPFYVLGPLVTDIAPGYDHITCAIGGTLAAAAGADFLCYVTPSEHLRLPTVEDVHEGVMASRIAAHAADIVKGVPGAWEQDLAMARCRKQLDWEGQFRLAIDPEKARRMRAESGVDEEHGACTMCGEFCAYKVMNERQQKEAAGG, encoded by the coding sequence ATGACTCAGCTCGAAGCCGCCCGCAAGGGCCTGATCACCGAAGAGATGAAAACCGCCGCAGCGGCGGAGAAGATCGACCCTGAAATCCTGCGGCAAAAAATCGCCGCCGGCACCGCCATCATCTGCCTCAACAGCAAGCACGCGGGCGTGCGCCCGCTGGCCGTCGGCGAGGGGCTGCGGACCAAGGTCAACGCCAACATCGGCACCAGCAAGGACGACGTCTCCATCGACAAGGAGATGGAGAAGGCCAGGGTGGCGGTCGCCGCCGGCGCCGACGCCATCATGGACCTGTCGACCGGCGGCCCGGTCGACGAGATTCGCCGGGCGGTCATCGCCGAAGCGGGCGTCACCATCGGCAGCGTCCCCCTCTACCAGGCGGCGCTGGAGGCGGTCAACGTGCAGCGCAAAGCGATCGTCGACATGACCGTGGACGACATCTTCGCCGGCATCGAAAAGCACCTCGAAGACGGGGTCGATTTCATCACCGTTCACTGCGGCGTCACCCGCTCCACCGTCGAGCGGATGCGCAACGAGGGGCGGGTGATGGAAGTCGTCTCCCGCGGCGGCTCCTTCACCGTCGAGTGGATGGCGCACAACAACGCCGAAAACCCCCTTTTCGAGCACTATGACAAGCTGCTGCAACTGGTCAAACCCTACGACTGCGTCCTCTCCCTCGGCGACGGCTTCCGCCCCGGATGTCTGGCCGACGCTACCGACCGAGCCCAGATCCACGAGCTGATCCTGCTCGGCGAACTGACCCAGCGCGCCTGGGACGCCGGCGTCCAGGTGATGATCGAAGGCCCGGGGCACGTGCCGCTGAACCAGATCGAGGCCAACATCAAGCTGCAGAAGCGCCTCTGCCACGGCGCTCCCTTCTACGTGCTCGGGCCGCTGGTGACCGACATCGCCCCCGGCTACGATCACATCACCTGCGCCATCGGCGGCACCCTCGCCGCCGCCGCCGGCGCCGATTTCCTCTGCTACGTCACCCCCAGCGAGCACCTGCGCCTGCCGACGGTGGAGGACGTACACGAAGGGGTAATGGCCAGCCGCATCGCCGCCCACGCCGCCGACATCGTCAAGGGCGTGCCCGGAGCCTGGGAGCAGGATCTGGCCATGGCCCGCTGCCGCAAGCAGCTCGACTGGGAAGGACAGTTCCGGCTCGCCATCGACCCGGAAAAGGCGCGGCGGATGCGCGCCGAGTCGGGGGTCGACGAGGAACACGGCGCCTGCACCATGTGCGGCGAGTTCTGCGCCTACAAGGTGATGAACGAACGGCAGCAGAAAGAGGCGGCCGGCGGCTGA
- the purD gene encoding phosphoribosylamine--glycine ligase, protein MNILVVGGGGREHALVWKIAQSSLVDKVYCAPGNPGIAAQAECVDIAVDDIDGLLAFARQQQIGLTVVGPELPLTLGIVDRFRQAGLEIFGPDRQAARLEGSKKFCKDIMAKYGVPTAAYGTFTDRDQAVAFIREQGAPIVVKADGLAAGKGVVVARSEEEAIAAVDACMLDAAFGEAGRIVVIEEFLDGEEASFIAFTDGRTILPLASSQDHKPVFDGDQGPNTGGMGAYSPAPVVTDEVHRQVVEEILQPLVAGMAAEGCPFNGILYAGLMVRDGRAKVLEFNVRFGDPECQPLLMRLKSDLVPVLQACVRGELDRVSLEWHDKAAVCVVMASGGYPGSYVKGHPIEGLDRAAAIDDLFVFHAGTGLKDGRIVNQGGRVLGVTGLGADIPTAIRKAYQGVETISWQDVHYRTDIGAKAVKR, encoded by the coding sequence ATGAACATTCTCGTTGTTGGCGGCGGTGGCCGCGAACATGCCCTGGTCTGGAAGATCGCCCAGTCAAGTCTGGTGGACAAGGTCTATTGCGCCCCGGGCAATCCGGGGATCGCCGCGCAGGCCGAATGCGTCGATATTGCCGTCGATGACATCGACGGTCTGCTCGCTTTCGCCCGGCAGCAGCAGATCGGTCTGACCGTGGTCGGACCGGAGCTGCCCCTGACTTTGGGCATCGTCGACCGTTTCCGGCAGGCGGGACTGGAAATTTTCGGCCCCGATCGCCAGGCGGCGCGGCTGGAAGGCAGCAAGAAATTCTGCAAGGACATCATGGCCAAATACGGCGTGCCGACGGCCGCCTACGGTACCTTTACCGACCGCGACCAGGCGGTGGCCTTCATTCGCGAGCAGGGCGCGCCGATCGTGGTCAAGGCGGACGGCCTGGCGGCCGGCAAGGGCGTGGTGGTCGCCCGCAGCGAGGAAGAGGCGATCGCTGCCGTCGACGCCTGCATGCTCGACGCCGCTTTCGGCGAGGCCGGCCGGATCGTGGTCATCGAGGAGTTCCTCGACGGCGAGGAGGCCTCGTTCATCGCCTTTACCGACGGCAGGACCATCCTCCCCCTGGCCTCGTCCCAGGATCACAAGCCGGTTTTCGACGGTGACCAGGGGCCGAATACCGGTGGCATGGGGGCCTATTCGCCGGCGCCGGTGGTGACCGACGAGGTGCACCGGCAGGTGGTCGAAGAGATTCTGCAGCCGCTGGTGGCCGGAATGGCCGCCGAGGGCTGCCCCTTCAACGGTATTCTCTACGCCGGCCTGATGGTCAGGGACGGCCGGGCGAAGGTGCTCGAGTTCAACGTCCGGTTCGGCGATCCCGAGTGCCAACCGCTGCTGATGCGGCTGAAGTCGGACCTGGTGCCGGTGCTGCAGGCCTGCGTGCGTGGCGAGCTCGACCGCGTGAGTCTCGAATGGCACGACAAGGCGGCGGTCTGTGTGGTCATGGCGTCCGGCGGCTATCCCGGCAGCTATGTCAAGGGGCACCCGATCGAGGGACTGGACCGGGCCGCAGCCATCGACGATCTCTTCGTCTTTCATGCCGGTACCGGCTTGAAAGACGGCAGGATCGTCAATCAGGGCGGGCGGGTTCTCGGCGTGACCGGTCTTGGCGCGGACATTCCGACGGCAATCCGCAAGGCCTACCAGGGGGTAGAGACAATTTCCTGGCAGGATGTGCATTACCGTACTGACATCGGGGCGAAGGCGGTAAAGCGGTAA
- the thiD gene encoding bifunctional hydroxymethylpyrimidine kinase/phosphomethylpyrimidine kinase: MLEGIYYITTADPAGRYLDTCRAVLAGGVRILQYRDKHRSVEEQAPIARRLRDLCREYGAIFLINDHPHLALAVDADGVHLGQDDTPPAEARKILGTGHLIGVSTRTVEQARAAAAAGADYIAVGSMYPTGSKQDAELVGPERLGEIRRAVDRPLVAIGGIDRDRAPRLFDLGADAVAVISALRDADDPRLAARELALIANRRHPEPRGRVLTIAGSDSGGGAGIQADLKTIALLGGYGMSALTALTAQNTLGVSGIHPCPADFVSEQVTAVIDDIGADVVKTGMLYSAEIVACAAGLVERYGLPAVVDPVMIAKGGAPLLRQDAVATLIDRLLPQTYLLTPNVPEAAALTGIPIEGEKEMERAGEKLLAMGARNVLIKGGHLRGEAVDLLLTPQGVHRWSCERLAGRNTHGTGCTFSAAIATLLARGEPLPVAVGKAKKFITAAIRTAVDLGRGHGPVNHWRGAKEIL; the protein is encoded by the coding sequence ATGCTCGAAGGAATCTATTACATCACCACCGCCGATCCGGCCGGCCGCTACCTCGATACCTGCCGCGCCGTCCTTGCCGGCGGGGTGCGCATCCTGCAATACCGCGACAAGCACAGAAGCGTCGAAGAGCAGGCCCCCATCGCCCGCCGGCTGCGCGACCTCTGTCGCGAATACGGAGCCATCTTCCTTATCAACGACCATCCGCATCTGGCCTTGGCGGTCGATGCCGACGGCGTCCACCTCGGCCAGGACGACACCCCGCCAGCCGAAGCGCGGAAGATTCTCGGCACAGGCCACCTGATCGGCGTCTCGACCCGCACCGTCGAGCAGGCCCGGGCCGCGGCCGCCGCCGGCGCCGACTATATCGCCGTCGGCAGCATGTATCCCACCGGCAGCAAGCAGGACGCCGAACTGGTCGGGCCGGAGCGCCTCGGCGAAATCCGCCGGGCGGTCGACCGGCCGCTGGTGGCCATCGGTGGCATCGACCGCGACCGGGCGCCGCGCCTGTTCGATCTCGGCGCCGACGCCGTCGCCGTCATCTCCGCCCTGCGCGACGCCGACGACCCGCGCCTGGCGGCGCGCGAGCTGGCCCTGATCGCCAACCGCCGCCACCCCGAGCCGCGCGGCCGGGTGCTGACGATCGCCGGCTCCGATTCCGGCGGCGGCGCCGGCATCCAGGCCGACCTGAAAACCATCGCCCTGCTCGGCGGCTACGGCATGTCGGCCCTCACCGCCCTCACCGCCCAGAACACCCTCGGCGTCAGCGGCATCCATCCCTGCCCGGCCGATTTCGTCAGTGAACAGGTCACGGCGGTTATCGACGACATCGGCGCCGACGTCGTCAAGACCGGCATGCTCTACAGCGCCGAGATCGTCGCCTGCGCCGCCGGACTGGTCGAGCGCTACGGCCTTCCGGCGGTGGTCGACCCGGTGATGATCGCCAAGGGGGGCGCTCCCCTGCTGCGCCAGGACGCCGTCGCCACCCTGATCGACAGGCTGCTGCCGCAAACCTACCTGCTGACGCCGAACGTTCCGGAAGCGGCAGCCCTGACCGGCATTCCCATCGAGGGAGAGAAGGAAATGGAACGCGCCGGAGAGAAACTGCTCGCCATGGGCGCCCGCAACGTGCTGATCAAGGGCGGACATCTGCGCGGCGAGGCGGTCGATCTGCTCCTGACCCCGCAGGGCGTCCATCGCTGGAGCTGCGAACGCCTCGCCGGCCGCAACACCCATGGCACCGGCTGCACCTTCTCCGCCGCCATCGCCACCCTGCTGGCGCGAGGCGAACCCCTGCCGGTGGCAGTCGGGAAGGCCAAGAAATTCATCACTGCCGCCATCCGCACCGCCGTCGACCTCGGCCGCGGACACGGCCCGGTCAACCACTGGCGGGGGGCTAAAGAGATATTGTAG